Genomic window (Cellulosilyticum lentocellum DSM 5427):
GGCCGAAAATGCAATCAGATTCTTAAACAGTATATTAATATTTAACAACTTATATTGAAATAAAATACATATTATGGATGCTATTATATAGGGTATGATTACTCGCTTAATCCTAGATACAAGATATGTTTTTATTTCAAAGCCTCTCTCCATATCAATAGCTGAAGTAACTCCAGAAACTAATGTAAATAGTGTAACACTAAATGCTGTATACAGTAATACTCTGTAATTGTCAAAATAAGTGGCTCCATAAATATGATTCATGACTACTGCAAATATGGCTATATACTTGGCTGCATCTAGCCATAAATACCTTTTTTTCTCATTCACTTCTCTCTTTCCTCCTTATGAAAATTGTATTCTTATGGGTATCTGTCATATTAATTCTTATTAGATTTCATCTCTATAATCTTTAAATTTTCAATTGAGTAAGATGTATTTGTAATGCTAATAATTCTAAGAAATACATTGGTAGGAACGTCTTTTCCGGAAAAAATATTATAAGAATAATGATTCTTTCCTTTCTTTGGATTAATGGTAATGTCTTGCTCAGCTCTATCATAACCTTCATTATAAAAATCCAAGTAAAACAGAGTCGGCATATTATCTTCAATTGTCATATCAAATTCTACTTTATAATAAGTTTCTGGAGATAGATTTACTTCTATAGGAATCACATTTAGGCTTTCATCACTATTAGGAACTTCCACTTTTTGAGTAGTATAAATCTCTTGAACCTCTGTCAGTATTTCTGGAACTAAAATATCTTTTATAGTATCTTTTTCTACATATACACTCCAAATACTAAATACTATTGAAAATACTATACACATACTGCAACCTATTAGCGTGATTCTATTACCATTCATTAAGCTATTTATATATTTCTTTATCCCTTCTTCTTTGCTTTTCACAAAAACTTTATATATAATCATAAACGATACTATTAAGGATATATATCCCATTATCCTAACAGTATCAGGAATTTTGCTCACTAATCCTGTTTCTGCTGCTGTATGAAATAAAATGGCACCTACTTCAGCTTGTCTTAAAATATTCCCCGCATAACCAATCCCTACAAATAAAATAGTTCCTCCTATCAGCAATACCTTCCATATATTCTTTATGACTCCATTTATTACTACATTCATGCTTACCCTATAACATATATAACCGTAAATTAAAAAGTAAATTAGAGACCAAAACCTTAGTTCTGGAACCCCTGGAATACACATTATACAAGGAATTAACATTATGATTAAGAAACCCCAATTTTCCCATCCTATCCTCTTCTTATCACAATCTCCTTTAAAGATCCATCCCGCCAGTGCATATAGCCAAACAAATACATTTATTGTAAAAAAGAAATACTTATCTGCACAAAAACTATCTATATAAGTACTATCACTCCATATAATTGTTAAGTAACTAAATATATGATTCATATAAATTGATACAAAGTCAAACGGATACTTTAAGTAAAGTTTGATAATATCTCCTAAACCGAGTACCCCTAAACTTCCAGTTAATCCTTCCTCTATAATAATCTGCTTACCTGTGACATCAGGGTATCCTATAGCCGGTTTATCGTAGTCTTCATATTGAGTTATAAGCGACTCATACCTGGTCATCCCCATTCCCTCATATATCTGATACATTTGCAAATTATTATCGTAATTGAATAACTGCTCAGTTAGCACTCTAGGAGTACTACTGCCTGTATATTGTTCATTAATCTTCATCTGAGGTATGGCTATTAAAGCTCCACCCAGTATAAGAGCACCTATAAAGCCTATTAAAGTAATTTTATTCTGCTTTAAGTTTATAATTATGTAATAAATAATTACTAAAATCCCCGCATATAAATAGATAGCTCTAGTATTATATGCTGCATATAATATACAACCAATAAAAAAACTCTTTAATAAATATGGAAATATCCCCTTACCCTTATATAAGTTTTTCAACATAAGAACTGCTAACATAAACATCGCCATTGCAGGAATGTCAGATAACGAATATACTAAATGATTTCTCCAAAAAATAACTACTAATATTGAAAAAATAAAAGATTTTATCCATGAATATTTACTATTCATATCATACTCTAATAATTTAGGCACTAATACACATATAATTCCAGTAAATATCACACAATTAAATAATATAAACAATATCCACTCTGAATTAAAGAGTTTTAAGCCTATTACACGCAAACTTGCAATAATAAAAGGATATAGATACCCTCTAAATGTCTCTGGAAAGTTTAAAAAGTTAATTTTTCCATTATTAAATATGCTCATTCCCCAAGACCAATAATATTCAGAATCATAGATTTGAGTCTTAGTGCAAAAAACTACTGCAGCTATAAGCAATGTAATAAATGAAATACTAATAGCTAAAATTAGTTGCTTATTCTCCCTTATTTTCCCTTTTATCATTATATATAACTCCTTTAGACTCTATGTTTTTTTGTCTTATATATAGATATAACTATAATTATTATTAAAACTACTAAGGTAATACTACCACCTATATAAAATGAAGTAGGTACGAATTTAAACTCTACAATATGACTTCCTTCAGGTACACTAATCCCTTGTATACTACCATTTACTATATAAATTTTAGTTTCAACTCCATCAATAAAAGCTTTCCACTCTGGATAATAATTTTGTGAAAAATTCAAGAATCCCTCTTCACTACATTCTACTTGTGCCTTTATAGAATTAATGCCTTGATCTATAATCTTAATCTCACCTAGATCGAGTCCCTCTTTATCATCATACCCCTCAATATAGCTATTATTAATAAAATCTAATTTATATACATCATTATATATTTTTCCTCTATCTTGTACGTTAATTACATTCTCTGTAAAATATAACAAATCCTTAGCATTATTATTTCTATAATAAACTGTCCCATTTCCCTCATATATCTTTTCATAGATTCCTGTATATGGGATAGTTTCCATTTCTATAAACTTTAAGTTTGTAATATTTATATCAGCTATAGGGGTTCCTACAATTCGTGCTACAATATTGGCTCCTTCATCTGAATCCTCTGTAAATACATAGTTTTCATAATGATGCTTACCTTCTTTAATATATATATTAACATCTTGAGCTCCACGATCATAATTTTCTCCACATAAATCAAAGTATACACTCCCTGGAGCTTTATTAGCCTCTGCATCAAATGCTACTTTATAGAAAGTATTCTTCTTTACTTCTACTGGATTACTAAATACAAACAATTGCCCCTCTAAATTTGGAACTTGTAATATTTCTTGTTCAAAAATAGTATTTTTCTCCATACCCATTGTATATGAAGTTCCCAATTCATCTATTACATTTTCCTGATCAGCGATTACATTCACCCCTAACATAGAAAGCGTACCATTTTGTGCTCTTACATTGGCTCTAGCTGCAGGGAACCATGTATATAAACCGGAAAAATTCAACTGAGGAATCGCATTATTATTAAATAATCTATACATAGTTGGATTATTCAACGAAACATAAGAATTAAGAGAAGGCATTTCTAGAACTGCTCCTTTATTAAATCCTATTTCACTAGTAAAATAAGCTTGTTGTTTTTCTGAGGCATACCATATATTTCCTACGCCAATTAACTCTTTTAAAGCCTTCTTTGAATCATCCATCATATATTCTTTTGAACTGACTGTAGCATACATATGATAATAAGGAAATGTTTGAAATAAAGTAACACTTACTAAAACACCTAAGAATATAGTAAATATCTTTTGAGTTTCATATTTACTATATAAATAGATTCCAATACAGATTATAATACAAATAACTATCGGTCCCACAAAGATTCGTCCACCTTTATAAAACTCACTTAGATTTGAGCTAAAGATTCCATTACTAATGAATATATAGCATAAGCAAGCTATAATGGTAAAACATATAGTTCCTATAACTGCATAACTTAATAGCTGAGTTTTCTTAGCAGTTTCTTTAAAATACTGCAATACAAGCCCTAATATAGAAAACTCTATAAATATAAAAAGAGGTAAAATTCTACTCGGCACCCTAAATCCTCCTAAAAGAGGAATACGATACAAAATTTCACTTAAATAAGGAATATGTGCATTGGCAGCATATATGTATATACCTATCATCAATAAAAGCCCAATTTTGACAAACGAATGCTTATGTAAGATAATGATGCCACAAACAACCAATAAAATAATAGCTGTTCCTAAAAATAATTCTATATCAATTTCTGAAGAGTATAAGTGGCCGTATGGCATAGAGTAGTCTGGACCAAACACAGTAGGAAATATGGTCATAAGCAGTTTCCTAAAAGAAATGGACCATCCTTTAAAGAATTCAAAGGGTGTATCTATAGTTCCCAACGATTCATAACAACTCATCATAAATAGCATGGGGACAAGTTGTATACAAACTAATCCAATATAAGTACTCCCCCACACTAGTCCATCTTTTATAATTCTTTTAATGCCTAATTTATCTTGAATCATAAAATAAAGAAGATATATTCCTACGATAATATCTGTATAAAATGCACATTGAATAAATCCAGCTAAAAACTGTAGCGCCATTGCTATTCCTGAAAATACCAGGAATTTAACACGTTTTGTATGGATATATCTTTGTATAAAATAAAAAATAACTGGTATCCAAACAACTGTAGAGATAATTCCCATATGATTTTTTCTATATCCACCCATATGGATTGAAAGAATATATATAAGTCCAATAACAAAACTAATTTTTTTATCGCATTTCAATTCTCTCATAAATAAATTCATAAAAAACCCTGCAATTGCCATATGAAGTGAATAATACACTAAAATAAAAAAGTCTAATGGTAACCAGGAGATGAGTATGGAAATAGGATAAAGTTGTCCAAAACTTTGATCCATTGCAAAAGGGATACCGTTAGATAAGTACGGATTCCAAAATGGAAACTGTCCCTGCATAATGCTTTGATTAAAGTAAATTTTAAATCCAAAAAAACCCACTCCATCTCCTGACACAAATACATTTCCTGATAATATAGTTCCTAAATATATTAAAAAAGGTACTAAAAAATAAAATCCAAAGAGAAAGATTAATTTACTCTTATCATTTTGTATCATTTTCTTTAAGTAATTCATTATTTACTCCTCTCTAAAAAATAGCAAGCCCGATCTATCATCATTAAGAAATAAATCGGACTTGATTACTATTTACGTATATTTAATTTCCAGCACGAGGTACACTTATCTTTGCTTTTTCTTATACATGAAAAATAATATCACTATAGTAATATCAAATACGATATTCATTATGAGAATACCCTTTTGATTCTTTATTACTTGGCCATATTTTTGTTTTGCAATGCTTACCGTATTTAAATCATACTGTATATAGTAAGGTTTGAAGTTTATATGAGCATTATCACCAAACCAATAAATATTCTGTTCGTCCACTAAATCTAATTTTACTACAAATTTATTTTTCCTTTTTAGTTGCTCATACTTATCAAAATCTATATTTAGTGAAATAGTCGCCACATTTCCTTGTAACGAAAAAGGAATTCTTTCATTCTCAAAAACAAGTATATTTCCTTCTTCATCGTAAATATGATAAGAAAACTTGACATTTTCATTATACAATTCAATGTTATTAAACGTGATAATGGCATCTCCTACGAAGCATTTATTAACCAAAGCTGTTTGGTTAATAACTTCAATTGTTACTTCAGCGTCAGTGCTACAAAATGCCATAATAGGACAGATTATTAATAACATGATACTAAAAACTGCAGGCAATAATTTTCTCATCCATCTACCTCACTTTCTTCAGAATGTCCAAAGAACATATCGTAATATTCCTTAGCTGCATCGTCCCACGAGTAGCCTAAAAATACTTCTGCAAATTTCTCTTGGGATTCTAAGGCTATTTCTCTATTTTCAAGGACATGTTGAATATTATTAGCAAGAGCCTCCTCATTTAAAGCATCAAATAATCTAAGCCCACAATTCTTCTCATTAAATCCGCAACTCTCAATGCGTTCTACTGTCATTTTTATATTAGATATGACAAGTGGCACTTTCATAAATAAAGCTTCACAAGCTTGCCATGCAAATCCACCTTCAAATAAAGTTGGCACTGGCACTACTTCGGCATATTTATAAACGCTATAAAGCTCTACTTCACTTAAATTCTTTAATAATACAATCCTACTTCTTAAATTAAACTCATCTATTAGTTGGTCAACCTCTGGCATATCTTTAGGATTCCCCGTTAATACAAGTTTAAGATCTTTAAAATCCTCTTTAAGTATATTAAATGCCTTAATTAAAGTCCCTATGTTTTTATATGGCCTTACTTGAGTAGGATAAAACATATAACGCCCATGTATAGAAAACTTTTGCCTTACTTCTTGTTCTTCCATTAATTTATTCATAATATCTTTTGGTATATTAACCGGTAGATAAATAACATTTGTATTTTGAGCTTTTAAATTCTTAATATACTTAAGTATCTGCTCATCCCTTACAGTCTTACAGTTAGAAAACATAATCGCTCCATATCTAGCTAGATTTTCTGCTCTTGAACCTATATCTAGATATCTAAATTTAAAGCTATTATCCTTTTCTAAAAACTCGTCGTAATGTTCTGCTACTGCCATATCATGACAAGGTACATAAATAGACTTTTCTGTGCCTATTACATTATCCAAATAAACAATAAGTGGTATAAATACTTCTGCTTTAGAAAACTCTCTAGCTACAGTGGCTAAATTATCTTTTACCTCATTTATTTCTCCTAAGCTTTCTGCTTCATAAGCTGTAGGTGTGAATTTTTCCTTCCAATTCTTCTCATCTATAAATTGAATCCTATCCTTCAATTCCTCATCCTCTAAAATAGAAGAGAAACAAATCTTCATCTCATCTATATTAAAAGAATAGCACCAAACTTCCACATTAATATTATAATTTCTTACTAACGCTTCTACCATATAAGACATAAAACGAGCTATTCCTTCTCTATTCAGACCAGGTATGTGATATCCAAATCCAGCCCATACACCAAGATTTTTTGCACGTTCACATGTTCTACTAGTATTAGATGGGAACATTTCACTAATACTTTTAATAATACTATTAATAGTGGATGGCACAGTCTCCTCATTATACCCAAGTTCTTGAAGTCTAAAGGCTATATCATCTAGTACTCTATTTTCAAGCTGACTTATTTTTTGTTTGGTCCCTAGTTCTTCTAGTAATGCTAATAAACGTTGTACATACATATCTGTTGTACACTGCGTTTCTATAAATTTGCCTGCCTCTTTTCCAGTTCTTATGATGTATTCTTTCTCTGATATTAAATCTAATAGTGTAACCTTTATCCCTATAGCCTCATTCTCTAGACTTATCCTAATAACAGCTTCTTCAGGCATTTCACCATAAATCCCACTATTAAGTACCAATACAGGCTTTCTGTATGACATCTGCTCAAATAAAGATAGGGAACATACTTCAGAATTTGGATATCTTAAGTTAATGCACAAATCTGCTTGACTAAGTGCTTCATTCATAACATCATTAGATTGATATCCTAGCATGTGTAGGCAGCCTTTAAGAGTAGTTTTTGAAAGCTCTTCTAATTTACTCCCATATTCTCCACCATAAGAGCCTATAACAATATAGCAGACCTGTTTTGCTATTTGGGGATGTGTAGCTAGTACATCTGTAACCTTATCTATTCTTTTTACTTGATGTACAATTCCATTAGAAACAATAATTTTTCTTCCTTCAGCCTTGGCTTGTTTTATAACCTTACTAAGTTCAGAGTCTTTCGACTCCGTAATTTGTTGAATTTCACATGGTAGATAAGAATATCCAATAGGCCCATTATTTAGTTTTCTAATCTTATTTACAAAAAACTTTGCATGTGTAAAAACACCTATGGCATTTTCAATTATAGGCTCTATTAATTTAAAGTCTCCCATTCCATCATAATCATAAATAGGATAGTACCCACTATTATGAGCTTCTTGAACGGTTTTACCACCTAATTCCCCATAGTACTTCTTATGCATTTCTAAGTAACTACTATATCCTGTTTCTGGATTACCTCCAAATTCAGGAAATAAATAATATTGGCCCCAAAAACCTGACATTGTTTGATCATGTAGTATAATAATTCCCGGATAGTCTTTAGAAACATCATAAATATCCCTATGGTTACCAGCAGCATTACCTAGATTATAAATTATATAGTCATAGTCAGAAAGACTAGTTAAGTCGGTATTTTTATCAAAGACTTTAACTTCAATGTCAGTTACTATCAATTCCTCTCTATTATGTGTCCAAATATCAACTTCTACTGTCTTCCTTAACGTCTCACAAATTTCCCTACTAACCATACCTATGGCGCTTTTATTAGAAAAAGGTGTGAACCAAGCTATTCTCATAATAACAGCCTCCTAATGGTCTCATCCCATGTAATATTTCTTTCAATAATTTCTTCATATGCTTTATTTCCCATTAACTCCGCATTATCCTTATTATCATAAAGACAATCCATTGCTATTGCTAATTTTTCAGCTGAGGGTTCTACAATATAACCTGTTTCTCCATCTTTAACAAAGTCACATGGTCCGCCTGAATCATTACATGTTATTACTGGTTTAGACGAATAAAATGCTTCTAGAGTTATATACCCATAGTCTTCATTATATGGTATAAATAAACAACCTAAAGCATTTGCCATAAATTTAATCTTCTCTTCTTCACTAATCCAGCTATTAATAAATTTAACTTTAGAATCTAAATTATTTCTTTTTATAACTTCTATAATCTTCTTTAAATACTCCTCATTCTCACAATATCCAGCAATTACGAGTTTAACATTACTCTTTGTGTATTTTAAAGCCTCTATAGCTAAAAGTTGCCTTTTTAATTCTGTGATTCTACTTGGATAAAATAAATAATCACCGGTACTCTCCTTAAAAAAACTACTATTACTAATTAGTGGAGGATTAATGACTTCTGACTCGATATTATTAAACTTCTTGATTCTTTTGCTTACTACTCCTGCAATAGTATAAATGTGTCTAGCCTCACCTATATCCTTTGTATCTATAGAAGTTACTATTTGCTTTATGGCTTGATTATGTGTATTATCCGATAATCCAAATTCTTGATCCCATAAATCATATACTTGTCTAAATTGATGACATATCCATAAAACCTTATCTCTATGCATTACAGAAAATGTTGGATATTTAAAGCATATTACCCTATCATATCCACTAAAGTTTAACATCTTTGTTGCCAAAACAAGCTCAATAAGTTTTACTTCATAATCATCAGGAAAAGGAATTCTAAAAATGGTTACCTTATGTCCTCTTATTTGTAATTGCTTACTTAAATCCTCTACTAGTCCTTCTGCTCCCCCTTTGACAAAAGGTGTCATAGTATTAAATAATGCTATTTTCATATATTCACCAAACTCTCTGCAAAAAATCTTGTTTTATTAAACCTCATAGAATTCTTATTCTGATTTGTAGCTTTATTTAATTCTACTAACTTAAAGCTTTTTATATTATCTGCTTCTATTTCTTTAAGTAAGGGATAATCTACTAACAGTTCCATTGATGCTCCACAATCCTTACATGCTATGATTGGTATTTGATTTTCCATCGCCATAATAATTGAATTAGAAATACGTCTATTATTATAATCCATTAACACATATGCTGAAGCATTTTTATAATCCTCTTCTGTTGCTCTTTGTTGTATAAGCTTTATTTGGTGGCCTAATTTTTCTGATTTAATCCATTTAACCATAGTCTCATAATATACTAGATTTTCACTAGGAATAAATATATTAATATCATACTGGGTATTACATTTAGCAAAAGTAATTAATAATTCCGACCTATTATAAGGTAATAAATCTGTTTCTATCATAATATAGTTACTATTTGTTAAATTTGAGTTTTTCTCTATCTCTAAAGCTGGAGGATATAAGACCTCCTTTTCTACATTCATATATATACTTAAATCCCCTAAAAGTAGTTTGGAATTACAAAATACCTTCTTAGCCTCTAAAAATACTTTCTTCTCTATTTGACTTATTGTATTTTTAATCTTTTCATATTGATAGCTAGCCTGTACACCATATTCGCTATCATAGTACTCATTAAATGCTGGTACTCTTTCAAAAAGGTAAATTACTTTATTAGGATGAGAAAGCATACACGCTGGATATCCTACAGTAATGAGTAAATCACAACAATTTGTATCAATGAGCTGATAGGCTAATATCTGTTCTGGCAATGATAAAATGTCTCTTGAAAAAGGTAATATAAAACTGTCTACATCGTATTTCATACTCTTATATTCTTTTTCAAGCTCTTTAACTAATAGTTCTTCTTCATAACCTCCTGCATTGGACAAACTCCCAGCAATTAGTATTTTCATAGTCCTTTACCTCCTCTCAAGATATAGATTGATTGTATCAACATTCATAAGTTCATCCTGACTTACCTCTAATAATTCACCAGAAATATCACTAATCTGTTTATATCTTAAATCATACTCACTAAACAAATCTAACATAGTCTGTATTTCTATACCTGCTCGTTTCATATGTTTTGGTGCAAATTCCATGATGATTTTTATTCCAGCATTATTTGCTATAATATTCTTCATACCTTCTAAAATGAAATACTCTGAGCCCTCTGCATCTAACTTAACAATATCTATTTGTTCTATATCCTTTAAGTGTTCATCTAGGACAACCATTTCAACTTGAATTTTCTGTGAATTTGAGGTTTGTTCAAAAATCGAGTTTTGTCCACACATTTTTTCCTCAATAAAAAACTCCGTAAATTCATGTTTATTAAATGCTCCTAAATTAA
Coding sequences:
- a CDS encoding glycosyltransferase, translated to MRIAWFTPFSNKSAIGMVSREICETLRKTVEVDIWTHNREELIVTDIEVKVFDKNTDLTSLSDYDYIIYNLGNAAGNHRDIYDVSKDYPGIIILHDQTMSGFWGQYYLFPEFGGNPETGYSSYLEMHKKYYGELGGKTVQEAHNSGYYPIYDYDGMGDFKLIEPIIENAIGVFTHAKFFVNKIRKLNNGPIGYSYLPCEIQQITESKDSELSKVIKQAKAEGRKIIVSNGIVHQVKRIDKVTDVLATHPQIAKQVCYIVIGSYGGEYGSKLEELSKTTLKGCLHMLGYQSNDVMNEALSQADLCINLRYPNSEVCSLSLFEQMSYRKPVLVLNSGIYGEMPEEAVIRISLENEAIGIKVTLLDLISEKEYIIRTGKEAGKFIETQCTTDMYVQRLLALLEELGTKQKISQLENRVLDDIAFRLQELGYNEETVPSTINSIIKSISEMFPSNTSRTCERAKNLGVWAGFGYHIPGLNREGIARFMSYMVEALVRNYNINVEVWCYSFNIDEMKICFSSILEDEELKDRIQFIDEKNWKEKFTPTAYEAESLGEINEVKDNLATVAREFSKAEVFIPLIVYLDNVIGTEKSIYVPCHDMAVAEHYDEFLEKDNSFKFRYLDIGSRAENLARYGAIMFSNCKTVRDEQILKYIKNLKAQNTNVIYLPVNIPKDIMNKLMEEQEVRQKFSIHGRYMFYPTQVRPYKNIGTLIKAFNILKEDFKDLKLVLTGNPKDMPEVDQLIDEFNLRSRIVLLKNLSEVELYSVYKYAEVVPVPTLFEGGFAWQACEALFMKVPLVISNIKMTVERIESCGFNEKNCGLRLFDALNEEALANNIQHVLENREIALESQEKFAEVFLGYSWDDAAKEYYDMFFGHSEESEVDG
- a CDS encoding glycosyltransferase, whose protein sequence is MKIALFNTMTPFVKGGAEGLVEDLSKQLQIRGHKVTIFRIPFPDDYEVKLIELVLATKMLNFSGYDRVICFKYPTFSVMHRDKVLWICHQFRQVYDLWDQEFGLSDNTHNQAIKQIVTSIDTKDIGEARHIYTIAGVVSKRIKKFNNIESEVINPPLISNSSFFKESTGDYLFYPSRITELKRQLLAIEALKYTKSNVKLVIAGYCENEEYLKKIIEVIKRNNLDSKVKFINSWISEEEKIKFMANALGCLFIPYNEDYGYITLEAFYSSKPVITCNDSGGPCDFVKDGETGYIVEPSAEKLAIAMDCLYDNKDNAELMGNKAYEEIIERNITWDETIRRLLL
- a CDS encoding YfhO family protein; amino-acid sequence: MNYLKKMIQNDKSKLIFLFGFYFLVPFLIYLGTILSGNVFVSGDGVGFFGFKIYFNQSIMQGQFPFWNPYLSNGIPFAMDQSFGQLYPISILISWLPLDFFILVYYSLHMAIAGFFMNLFMRELKCDKKISFVIGLIYILSIHMGGYRKNHMGIISTVVWIPVIFYFIQRYIHTKRVKFLVFSGIAMALQFLAGFIQCAFYTDIIVGIYLLYFMIQDKLGIKRIIKDGLVWGSTYIGLVCIQLVPMLFMMSCYESLGTIDTPFEFFKGWSISFRKLLMTIFPTVFGPDYSMPYGHLYSSEIDIELFLGTAIILLVVCGIIILHKHSFVKIGLLLMIGIYIYAANAHIPYLSEILYRIPLLGGFRVPSRILPLFIFIEFSILGLVLQYFKETAKKTQLLSYAVIGTICFTIIACLCYIFISNGIFSSNLSEFYKGGRIFVGPIVICIIICIGIYLYSKYETQKIFTIFLGVLVSVTLFQTFPYYHMYATVSSKEYMMDDSKKALKELIGVGNIWYASEKQQAYFTSEIGFNKGAVLEMPSLNSYVSLNNPTMYRLFNNNAIPQLNFSGLYTWFPAARANVRAQNGTLSMLGVNVIADQENVIDELGTSYTMGMEKNTIFEQEILQVPNLEGQLFVFSNPVEVKKNTFYKVAFDAEANKAPGSVYFDLCGENYDRGAQDVNIYIKEGKHHYENYVFTEDSDEGANIVARIVGTPIADINITNLKFIEMETIPYTGIYEKIYEGNGTVYYRNNNAKDLLYFTENVINVQDRGKIYNDVYKLDFINNSYIEGYDDKEGLDLGEIKIIDQGINSIKAQVECSEEGFLNFSQNYYPEWKAFIDGVETKIYIVNGSIQGISVPEGSHIVEFKFVPTSFYIGGSITLVVLIIIIVISIYKTKKHRV